In one window of Pieris napi chromosome W unlocalized genomic scaffold, ilPieNapi1.2 SUPER_W_unloc_3, whole genome shotgun sequence DNA:
- the LOC125062968 gene encoding LOW QUALITY PROTEIN: cytochrome c oxidase subunit 2-like (The sequence of the model RefSeq protein was modified relative to this genomic sequence to represent the inferred CDS: substituted 5 bases at 5 genomic stop codons), whose protein sequence is MATXSNFNLQNGASPLIEQIIFFHDHTLIILLIITILVIYLIINLFFNKFINRFLLEGQIIELIXTILPAITLIFIALPSLRLLYLLDELNNPLITLKSIGHQXYXSYEYSDFKNIEFDSYIINEIDKLNNFRLLDVDNRIILPINNQIRILVTATDVIHSXTIPSLGVKVDANPGRLNQTNFFINRPGIFFGQCSEICGANHRFIPIVIERISINNFIN, encoded by the coding sequence ATGGCAACCtgatcaaattttaatttacaaaatggaGCTTCACCACTTAtagaacaaataattttttttcatgatcatactttaattattttattaataattactattttagtaatatatttaataataaatttattttttaataaatttattaatcgatttctATTAGAAGGTCAAATAATCGAATTAATTTGAACTATTTTACCTgctattactttaatttttattgcattaCCATCTTTAcggttattatatttacttgaTGAATTAAATAATCCTTTAATTACCCTAAAATCTATTGGTCATCAATGATACTGAAGTTATGAATATTcagatttcaaaaatattgaatttgattcttatataattaatgaaatagataaacttaataatttccGATTATTAGATGTAGATAACCGAATTATTTTaccaataaataatcaaattcgAATTTTAGTTACAGCAACAGATGTAATTCATTCCTGAACTATCCCTTCTTTAGGAGTAAAAGTTGATGCTAATCCAGGGCGTTTAAatcaaactaatttttttattaaccgaCCAGGAATTTTTTTTGGGCAATGTTCAGAAATTTGTGGAGCTAATCATA